A genomic window from Bacillus rossius redtenbacheri isolate Brsri chromosome 7, Brsri_v3, whole genome shotgun sequence includes:
- the LOC134534525 gene encoding uncharacterized protein LOC134534525 → MSRGVRVPVAAGSAERFEVLKVLGRGAFSTVHLVRKVGGEDDGRSYALKELPKGLYRTQEALSRFLLKERRVLEAVGEAPFLLHLHYAFQTEEAAFLVVDHAAGGELTAVLEDLGFLAEDQARLVLAQLFTALDTLHRDVKADNVLVDGEGNVVLAEYGLCSEPAEEGCLVGRTICGTVEYMAPEVFLRRPPGYTAAVDFWGAGVLGFELLTGILPFDPKFKGDRKKTIHKIIKKEPKYPPRLSPEAADLLRRLLSKKPHKRLGGPAADLAEVKLHPFFQDLDWEDLPPPFMRREVPEWAAESSVDEGASEVGEVPVLMRGHLSGFDYTSPVHQQPSARPQPASSPQPPSSPRTPARRPQLTSSPLPTSSPRPPASPQPTFSLRPKSCPLPSSWLLPPSSPRPPASPQPPTSLQSLSSPQPVPSATPSGVTKSAAVTRDRSCKEDENDESNIQEDKPKGNRFKRVVRGTSVAQRVVDSLLHGSSWSSGDFEAEETSGAERVLKKLRAERFEVLKVLGRGAFSTVHLVRKVGGEDDGRSYALKELPKGQYRTQEALSRFLLKERRVLEAVGEAPFLLHLHYAFQTEEAAFFVVDHAAGGDLTAVLEDLGFLAEDQARLVLAQIFTALDTLHSLGVIHRDVKADNVLVDGEGNVVLADYGLCSEPAEEGCLVGRTICGTVEYMAPEVFLRRPPGYTAAVDFWGAGVLGFELLTGILPFDPKFKGDRKKTIHKIIKKEPKYPPRLSPEAADLLRRLLSKKPHKRLGGPAADLAEVKLHPFFQDLDWEDLPPPFMRREVPEWAAESSVDEGASEVGEVPVLMRGHLSGFDYTSPVHQQPSSRPQPPSSPQPPSSPRTPARRPQLTSSPLPTSSPRPPASPQPTLSLRPKSCPLPSSWLLPPSSPRPPASPQPPTSLQSLSSPQPVPSATPSGVTNSWSSGDFEAEETSGAERVLKKLRWLSELETRC, encoded by the exons ATGTCTCGTGGTGTGAGAGTTCCCGTGGCGGCCGGCAGCGCGGAGAGATTCGAGGTGCTGAAGGTGCTGGGTCGCGGCGCCTTCAGCACGGTGCACCTGGTGCGCAAGGTCGGCGGGGAAGACGACGGGCGCAGCTACGCCCTGAAGGAGCTGCCGAAGGGGCTGTACAGGACCCAAGAGGCGCTGTCCAGGTTCCTCCTGAAGGAGCGGCGAGTGCTGGAGGCTGTCGGCGAGGCGCCCTTCCTCCTGCACCTGCACTACGCCTTCCAGACGGAGGAGGCAGCCTTCTTGGTGGTCGACCACGCGGCGGGAGGCGAACTCACCGCCGTGCTGGAGGACCTGGGGTTCCTGGCGGAGGACCAGGCCCGCCTGGTGCTGGCCCAGCTCTTCACGGCCCTGGACACCCTCCACCGCGACGTGAAGGCCGACAACGTGCTGGTGGACGGCGAGGGCAACGTGGTGCTGGCCGAATACGGGCTGTGCTCGGAGCCGGCGGAGGAAGGCTGCCTCGTCGGCCGCACCAtatgcgggacggtggagtatatggcgccggAGGTGTTCCTCAGGCGTCCGCCCGGGTACACCGCGGCCGTGGACTTCTGGGGCGCGGGCGTGCTGGGCTTCGAGCTGCTGACGGGGATCCTGCCCTTCGACCCCAAGTTCAAGGGCGACAGGAAGAAGACAATTCACAAGATCATAAAAAAGGAGCCGAAGTACCCGCCGCGCCTGTCGCCCGAGGCGGCGGACTTGCTCAGGAGGCTCCTGAGCAAGAAGCCCCACAAGCGCCTCGGAGGGCCGGCGGCTGACCTGGCGGAGGTGAAGCTGCACCCATTCTTCCAGGACCTGGACTGGGAGGATCTGCCACCCCCCTTCATGAGGAGAGAGGTGCCGGAGTGGGCTGCAGAGAGCTCCGTGGACGAGGGTGCCTCAGAGGTCGGAGAGGTGCCAGTACTCATGCGAGGACACCTGTCGGGCTTCGACTACACGTCGCCAGTCCACCAGCAGCCCTCGGCCAGACCTCAGCCCGCGTCCAGCCCCCAGCCCCCGTCTAGTCCTCGGACCCCGGCACGTCGTCCACAGCTCACGTCCAGTCCACTGCCCACGTCCAGTCCACGGCCCCCGGCAAGTCCACAGCCCACGTTCAGTCTACGGCCCAAGTCCTGTCCACTGCCGTCGTCCTGGCTTCTACCCCCGTCCAGTCCACGGCCCCCGGCAAGTCCACAGCCCCCGACCAGTCTACAGTCCCTGTCCAGTCCACAGCCTGTCCCGTCGGCGACTCCGTCAGGAGTAACCAAGTCAGCTGCTGTGACCCGGGACCGTTCTTGCAAAGAAGACGAAAATGATGAATCAAACATTCAGGAAGACAAGCCGAAAGGAAATCGTTTTAAAAGAGTGGTTAGAG GAACGTCAGTCGCTCAGCGAGTGGTTGACTCGCTTCTTCACGGCAGTTCCTGGTCGAGCGGGGACTTCGAGGCGGAGGAAACGTCGGGCGCGGAGCGAGTACTGAAGAAACTTCG CGCAGAGAGATTCGAGGTGCTGAAGGTGCTGGGTCGCGGCGCCTTCAGCACGGTGCACCTGGTGCGCAAGGTCGGCGGGGAAGACGACGGGCGCAGCTACGCCCTGAAGGAGCTGCCGAAGGGGCAGTACAGGACCCAAGAGGCGCTGTCCAGGTTCCTCCTGAAGGAGCGGCGAGTGCTGGAGGCTGTCGGCGAGGCGCCCTTCCTCCTGCACCTGCACTACGCCTTCCAGACGGAGGAGGCGGCCTTCTTCGTGGTCGACCACGCGGCGGGAGGCGACCTCACCGCCGTGCTGGAGGACCTGGGGTTCCTGGCGGAGGACCAGGCCCGCCTGGTGCTGGCCCAGATCTTCACGGCCCTGGACACCCTCCACTCGCTCGGCGTGATCCACCGCGACGTGAAGGCCGACAACGTGCTGGTGGACGGCGAGGGCAACGTGGTGCTGGCCGACTACGGGCTGTGCTCGGAGCCGGCGGAGGAAGGCTGCCTCGTCGGCCGCACCAtatgcgggacggtggagtatatggctccCGAGGTGTTCCTCAGGCGTCCGCCCGGGTACACCGCGGCCGTGGACTTCTGGGGCGCGGGCGTGCTGGGCTTCGAGCTGCTGACGGGGATCCTGCCCTTCGACCCCAAGTTCAAGGGCGACAGGAAGAAGACAATTCACAAGATCATAAAAAAGGAGCCGAAGTACCCGCCGCGCCTGTCGCCCGAGGCGGCGGACTTGCTCAGGAGGCTCCTGAGCAAGAAGCCCCACAAGCGCCTCGGAGGGCCGGCGGCTGACCTGGCGGAGGTGAAGCTGCACCCATTCTTCCAGGACCTGGACTGGGAGGATCTGCCACCCCCCTTCATGAGGAGAGAGGTGCCGGAGTGGGCTGCAGAGAGCTCTGTGGACGAGGGTGCCTCAGAGGTCGGAGAGGTGCCAGTACTCATGCGAGGACACCTGTCGGGCTTCGACTACACGTCGCCAGTCCACCAGCAGCCCTCGTCCAGACCTCAGCCCCCGTCCAGCCCCCAGCCCCCGTCTAGTCCTCGGACCCCGGCACGTCGTCCACAGCTCACGTCCAGTCCACTGCCCACGTCCAGTCCACGGCCCCCGGCAAGTCCACAGCCCACGCTCAGTCTACGGCCCAAGTCCTGTCCACTGCCGTCGTCCTGGCTTCTACCCCCGTCCAGTCCACGGCCCCCGGCAAGTCCACAGCCCCCGACCAGTCTACAGTCCCTGTCCAGTCCACAGCCTGTCCCGTCGGCGACTCCGTCAGGAGTAACCAA